The Branchiostoma floridae strain S238N-H82 chromosome 6, Bfl_VNyyK, whole genome shotgun sequence genomic interval TCTGCTTATTTACTCTCCACCAATGTGAAGAAAGGAAATTGTAAGAGATTTACCTgaaatcattatgattattatcTATAGGGGGGTTATGATTTGAATCTTAAGGTGTATAGCAGGCAGGGAAGGCAGAAAGTGTTACAATCTTCAATGTGAATAAAGTATCCAAATAATCAGAGATCTTACAGTCTACCCAACATCTACTTGAAGATAAGCCACATGCTGACATACAATctaaagagagagaaaacacAATCAGTTTTTCACAAACAACCGCAGTGGGAGGTAGCTGCAGTGTGGCATGTTTAGATAAAGTTGCGAGAGGAAAAATGCTGTGCATTTTCAGCTGGCAATTTACCAGCATCAGAGGCTTATTTTACACCAAGCTCTTATATAACATCCCAAAGCCAGTCCTGCTTCAAATGAAGCTGCACAATGGGAGGATTTTGAAGCATTTAGTAGTGCCTGCATGTGCATTACGGTAAAACTATATAGCTACAAGTCAGGTCCTGAATGACaggtgtacctgtacctgagaAAACTAAAGTAAAACGGCTACATTGTAAGTTGACACCATTAATTTGGCTAGAAATAGGAAATCTTGTCTCAACAATGATCACAATTTtgcacttaaaaatcatgaaaacttTCATACCGAACATTGCTTTCAACTTGAAAATATGTAAATACTCATACAAAGAAGACGATTTACCACTAATAAAATCATGTATACTTACACTACTGTAACAGGTAAAAACTGTATAGGTCCAGTGGGGTCCGGGCCCATTACCTGAATTCTTGTTTAATGGCCCCAAGGTATTGTCATTCAGTTCTACTCGTGTCACTGACGAGCGTAGCAATGTTTATGTATTATTTTTTATACCTTGTCTGAGTCACTGTTTGCTTTGAATGTCATGGACACATGTCTCAAGCATGGTTTACACGTTTATCCTGTGGGTTTGCGAGTCCTTCTTTTCCATTTACAACAAATCCTCCCCTGTACGTGTCAGGACTCAGACACTCAGACACAATGTGCCTGCTAGCTACCAGTTGTAAATTCCTGGTAAAATCTACTGAATAATACAAAGTGAAACTGAAATTGTAGAGGACATTCTTTGTTAAAGAGGAAACCAAAGTAGGGCGTGCCCAAGGCAAGCGAAGtccaaattttttttcatcctgcattttgagaggcAAACCCCAAATTGAAACTGGaaatacacaacaaaaatatcacCTGTTTAAGTCTAACGGTTTTATGCAACTAGGGCATTTTGAGGAAATGTACTGATTCAAAATTTGAATACTCAACAATGATTGAATTCATTCAAGTATCATTCTTTGCGATTCTTTAAATTCATGGTACATTTCTTATTCTACACCAAAGGAAAgaaattatgttttgttaaaCATTGACTCACGCTAGGACACACATCACCAAAAGAATAGATAgatatttcaaaattcaaattcaaagtcATTGTATCCAATAAAATCCTGAACAATATTGTTGTTGTCAGAAAGATGTCAAGTTCTTTTCCAGCCAGCtctgctactctccaagcagaggttaggctccggttgttttttaacgtttttttttagtcgtttttatcaggctttctattttgtcatttttcttgaagtacgccagccaaactgtgttaggttttgacacagaaagataaaatacaaaatagaaagccagataaaaatcACTAAAAAagcatttaaaaaaacagccggagcctaacctctgcttggagagtaagctcTGCCTTGTCAATAACGTCAGTGTGAACGGAACACTCTTCCATATTTGGCAAAAGTGTAATAAAGATACGTCATACAGGCTGCTGAAGGTTACCAGTTTGGAGTTGTGCTTGAAGCCTAATCTGCTGTGAATGCCATGTAAACTACAAGGATAAACATAAAATGAACATCTTACATACtggtaatgttttgtttttctgctgCAGAGCTCAAAAGTCATAAAAAAGACCCAATCTTAGTTATATCTGAGGCTCCTGTTATATGATATCTATGTAACTTGTAAGTAAAGCAACAAACGTAGGGCTGACTTGTCCTAAAATTTGTCCTACGACGCTCGATGCACGGCGCGTGTCGCATGACGCTTTTTTGTccatgtaaaaatgaaaatggtgcACTGCGCCGCAGTGTGGCACCTCCGGAGGTGCAAACCTAGTGTAAACCAGGCCCtaaacaaacattgtaaccTTAAACTACGATGagatttcttcattttcgtgaattgaaatatttcatgttcTATGTAAGGCAATGCAAACCACTATCAAAATACATACAAGATGTATTTACAACAGACCTCTGTTTGTgcctgtgtgttgttgttgttgttgttgttgttgttctaccAAGGAGGCTAAAAAAGGATCTCCTTCAGTCCTTGGTTCTATTATATGGCCAGGGGCATAGGAGTTGTTTACAAACTAATTGctaacctacctacctacctgcctAGTCCCTTGATTACTAATATCTAATGCTTATTTTGTCTCAGACTGTTAAACTTTTAACAAAATTTGATCCACAATCTGcacaaaaatgtatgaatttCATAACTTTCCCTTGTTACCATGCCAACATACGATAGGAAAACCCGATACTTTATCACTAGGACTATATAGGAGATAAAAGTGGTTTTACTTCAGTATCATGTTGATCTAGTGTGACAATTTGTCTAACtggaatgaaagaaaacaaatcattGTCTCTTTATCTCATCTAAAGTCACTCtatatgttatgcaaattagcacccTCCCATGTCAAGATGAGGGTTACTTGGAAGCCACAAACTTTATTGTCCATTCGATGGATGGACAGGCATGAACATTAACACCACAAAGGCAAGAAAACCAATAacatacagtttgtaaagtGGCTATGAACATCTGTGAAATACAGGCCGACAGGAAGTCAGAGTTAAAGGGTCATTAACCTAGCTACTGGAAGGGATGAGTTTCTCTGGTTTCTGTTTTCGATAATCGGGGACGACCTAAGGAAGTAAGTCATCCCTGAGTATGTGACAAAGAGCTTCCTGTTTGAACCAACCGCCGGTGTGTTGGACAGACGTGGGTTTCAGTTGCTAACCTAGTTTCTACCATGCGAGAGATGTAAACACAGGATTCTACTTCCTTTTTCTAACTCGTACTTCCTTCTTTACAAACAAGCAACCAAATcataaatgtgatttttttctagCAAAAATTTTAAGGACACAAGTTTTGATTTGGGCACGAAATGGCACGTTTTGGTGCAAATATCATGGCGAAAATTTCTGCCATGCATAGAGGAGTATAAAATGTCTTAACAGTTGCGAAAGGGAATGGATTTACGGCGCTAGATTTGGGCACTTCTATgttgttttgctgttttcaaCACACAGGCAGtctagggggaggggggcgacatgctCTCTCcgacaaacaacaaaaatacgACGCAGTCAATCACCCCCTTCCACCCTCAATCTACTCTACGCAGTCCAGGGTTCCTCCCCACGTTACTAACCTGAAATTGGGCCCGTTTCTCGTCGCTAAAACCACACATGAAAACCAGACGACAGCCGTCTGCGGCGAAGTAAGCTTCCTTCTGATCTCCCCACACTCAAGGTTGGTGACCCCGGGGTTGTTTGCGCTGTTCCCAACAGTGTTCGTTGCGACTTTTGACAGTCACTTTAGATCGCaaattgtttgtaattttccaCCGAATAAAACATAAATTTCCCTTCTAGAGAATTTAATACAAATGTAAGTTACGTGTACTCTGTTATTTGCTATAAGATAatcaatatatatcatataacagAGTTTTTATAGATTTAAAAGGAACAAGCGACAGTAAATAGCACAGCCAACATCCGGGCATTTGATCTTTAAAACTGGCGCTCCTAGCGGTTTGTTTTAGCACTGCAGAAAAGTAGCAAGAGACCAGAGCCAAGCAAGTCGTCAGGTATAATTTACGATTTTTAGCCAAGTTCTGTAACATTTGTTGAGCTGGTATTTTTCACCAGAGAACATATGTAAACCCAGGTCATCATCTGATGTGCTTTGGAGCAAAATATCGGTGGTAACCACTATTTTAAAGCAATTATGAATGTTGACTGTACAACGTGTGCTTGGATGAACAGCTGTTGCTTCACAGCAAACCGATAAATGGATAAACAGCTTGTACCACGTTTTCTAGTCTAACCAAGGAAGTTAACTTGATACAAtgacataccaaaaatgatgcaTAACATGTACAATATGTTTCTTGCCTGCGAGGACCTGCCAATGCAATGTCAACGATAAGCTCTTCGCAGATTTCACTACGCAAGTGCAGGCAACAGGAATTGTAGGTAATATTGTActcaaaggtgaaggtcccAGACATGTTATCTCTTTTTGCAGGCCCCATTACGTTCCAGACATTGTTACGCAATTGATAGGCAATTGGTCGAGACGAGACTGTTTATGTCTCAcaggcctttacctttgacatattacgaGTACATTCATGATGCTTGCACATGCATATACTGAGATTTGCAAAAAGTGCTTATTCCAATCCAATATATGGAGGATAACCTGAAATGCTGAATTAACCCTTTGAAATTTCGATTTTGTAATCAGAGGAAAACAGGAAAGTAATGTGCACCAATAGTACAGAGACATAGTTTACTGAATTTCTCTCAGCAGTTACAGATACCAATTAAAGTTACAGACAGCCCACAGGACAGAAGTATGAGAATTTGTAACCTAAGATTCATCCAATCTTCTCCAGATCTGTCGCAGCCCATCCTGGCAATGGCTGCAAACGTGGACCACACCCAAGAGTACCCCAACCACACCCACTCCATCCTCAGCCTCttaaaccaacagaggagagcAGGGCATCCTCTCTGTGATGTCACTCTGGATGTCGGCGGGAAAATCTTCTCCGCCCACAAGGCCGTGCTCGCCGCGAACTCCCCGTACTTCCGTTCCCACTTTGCGTCCGATGCCCGGACGGACGTGGTGTACCTGAACGGACTGACGGAGAGGGGAGTGGAGGTCATTCTggagtacatgtacctggggAGGCTCAACCTCAGCATCGAGAACGGACTGGAGGTCAACACCGCGGCGAGCTTCCTCCACATCATGGAGGTGGTGGCGGACTGTACCCACTATCTGGCAGCAGCGCTGCAAGGGAAGGGGAAGAGAGCTGTAGAAGCGACGTCGCAGGCGAGGCAAGCGAGTCTCGAACAGACCGTGACAAAAATTTCGCAGATTCAGCAGCAAAATGTGAGCAAAGCAGACTCGATGATTCTGGCATCAATGCTGGGTAGCACCAGGAATGCACCACCCTCATTTAGGGGTCCAATCTCTAGGGAGGAGACAATGCAGTCCATGACATTTCCAATGTTGTCACAGCCAAGTTCTGCTACAGGGCAGGCGTGTAGCAGCTCCTCCCAGCAGCTGTCGCCTGTACTGCATGCCACACCAGTTATGTGTCAGCGGAATCCACACACCACGGAAGACAGCAGACTGGGACATTTATCGCCTCCCTATGCAGACAATCCAAAGCAACGCTGTAGTACTACAGCTTCAACTACGGATGAAAGACGAGTCTCTGAGAGCCAGGAAGGCTTCAGTTCTCTCGTGTGCAAAACTGAAGAGGAAGAGGTGATCTCCCTCTCCAGTAACGAAGACTTTCCCTCCGACATGGACTACCACAGGGACTCCATGAGCGAGCTGGCTCAGCAGGAGGAGGGCGGGTTCCCCAGCGGGAGGGCGTACGTCCGGCCGGGAGAGACGGGAGACGAGGAACGGCCGTGGCTGTGCATGGAGTGCGGCGCCCGCTTCAAGACTAAAAGAGTCTTGCAACATCACTTCATCTTCCGGCACAGCGAAGAGCGGCCGTTCATGTGCACGTGCTGCCAGGCAAGGTTCAAGAGGAAGTGCGAACTGAAGCGGCACATGTACACGCACACGGGAGAGAAGCCCGTTCCCTGCAGGCTGTGTCCGGCGAGCTTCATCTGTAGAAGTCAGCTGTTGCAGCATCTGAAGTCTCGCCACAGTTATGCTGTTACTGACCAAGATGTGAGCAGtccaaacaaaaatgaagaggACTCCTGTGGAACATCTTAGAATCCAAAACACTGTTCTTATAATTTTTATGCAGCATTATAATAGGTGATGTCTTTTAGGCATGAACATTCACTGGCTAGAAAAGTGCAGTATAGGTTGCCACGGCACAAACTAGAATGATAAGAGtgctcaaaaacacagaaaccaCAATGGCATGGCATGGCTCTATAGGGCATGGGACCAATATTCAGAAAACATTAGGTAGTTTCATGTCATGACCACTCCACCCTGTTCCCAATGTTCAGTACTACCTAGATATGCTGAACACCACTGGGCACTCTAGGAGCATACTAGCAAAGAAGGACTTCATAGCAATTTGCTTTGTTGTGTCCAGCAAGCATATCTGTATTCTTTTACATGTGTCTACTCTGATGTGTAACTGTTAGCCACAAGATATCCTGTACTACAGCTTTTTCTGATGTGGAAATATGAAAGCTCTGTATCTTGCTTTAGTAGTCCTTCtttttatactgtaaatgttataCTCAGTTTATAGTATCAGCTGtgtacattgttttctttttaaagaaTGGCAAAGGAGGCATTTATTTAACTTGAATATTTATGCTAATTCATGCCTTCtcattctacattttgtattaagataaaaaattaactttttttattctaatacattgtacatcttatTAGACATACAAATCATACTTGTTGATGATGATCACAAGCTTTTCATGTGGATTAAAAAACACTGTGTGTATTTCCACCTAGTTCTTAAAGATATTTTGGTCAAGATGCAATCAACTCAGTTTAACATGATTTTATTCTGCATTCCTGCACCAATTGCAAGCCAATACCCAATTTCTAAGCTCATATTGTACAGATAGCATTTAATCTAGTTATGCATACATGAATAACTTTTGAGTTTATAACCACTCAATTACAATAAATAGGCAAGACAACTCAGCTCAATACTTTTTACATATTTATTGCAGCCCAGCTTTTTAAGTAAACTATTTACATGGGAACTGatacatacactgtacatgcatatgtgttGTCATGTGTTACAAGCAAGCAATCATACCCTGTAGAACATTGGGCATTCATCATTTTTTGTTGTAGGTTTTGAGACAATGTTTCAGAACCAGAAGACTACTCGGAACTAACTTTATACATGTTTCTGTTCAGAAAGATGACAAATATAGTTGGGGCAAGGCAAGAAAAAGGGCAtattgtaattcactttgtcctaactttcacagtctgagaaaatttaacttgttctcaaaactaaatgttcacggtggcagcaggtgcatgtaaaaaaaataaatcagtgatttatttgttatcggtaatgataattTCACGTAACAGTCATCATTGTGAAAACTgtaaacataaaagtacattaaaaaaagtcaggaattacagtatttgataCGTATGTGAATATTTTCTTAAAATCAATGACTAACAAAggttcttgtacacaaccaaagagTTTATACTTggccaacgtttcggtgaccatctctcacatttgggactgcattctTCACACTTTTCTGTAGTGCAAAAATGTTCCCTATTATCATGCAGGTAGTGTTTCATCTATACAAGTTCACAAAGTTCAGTTATGTTCCATCTGGGCTTGCCTTACATCAGTACAATTTCTATATACAGAAGCTTTTCTGCTTATGCacagtttttaaacatcatGATTAGGAAAATATAGAACATTCTTGttaaatcaaggacgttatatcatgtCCTTGGTTAAATGCAGCAATGGCAACAATCTATACAATAAGTTTTGGCCACTTGTTCTTACTATAGTACAATCTCTCCTTGCATACTCAGTACGCATCAGTTTTGTCCTTTCAGTATTTTCATACTGTTATCTTATAAAATTATATACAACAGTAAGGAGAAGATGCAGCATAAGTCTATGACTTCTTCCACTTCCCATAGCCTGGACGGATACCAAGAGCATTGATGGACTCAATCACAATCCCATGCTGtagaggaaaaaaaaatagctataAGTGCATCATATACAGTAAACAAGGAACAATTGTTCAATTTATTCAAGCTTACCCTTTTTAGAGCTCAGCTGAAAATTCAAGTATTTTTGAACAGCAGTAGATAATATACATTTGGAGAGATGGTCAAGAAAGTATCTTGCATCTCTTATCAGCTTATCTAGTGTCAAGATACTGGTGGCTATATTCTATGCATGGCACCGAGCATATAGGAaggagtatggaagttgaagaAACTACTACTACTTGATTCACCcactgctgtagtgcttgcaaaCCAGTTTTGCAAAAGGGTTAAGGAAATGGGAGAGATGGGTGCTGCCATACACAACATAAGGTATAGGAAGGTGTAACTTTTAATAGTCATGGTCTCACCTTATATTCGTTCCACTCTCTCTTCATCTCTTGGGACATGTATTCATTGTGGATGTCATCCTTCAAGAACACCAACATAAAAAAGATATTAATGCCAAAAAAAACTAGTAGCACATGTAGTAAGTTTATCAATGTAGAGGATACTGGTTACTCAAATTCTAAATTTCTCCTCTATATTGCTTAATCAATTGGTAGACTGTTCAAATAATACAGTAATAATTGTCTAGCATGCCCAATTTCTTTGGACAATTCAGAATGATGATGTAGAAATCAAATACCTGAGAAAGATGGGCAAAGTTTGGTGCAGAGGACTGGAGCAGCAGTTGTCGTGTGGTGTCATCAAGTTCTgtatgaaaaaacaaacattggggCTTAATAGAATGAAAGCAACTGTCACAGTACAACTGTTTAACTGTACGTAATGAACTACACTGAATCTACCAAGTTTAATATGTCCATATCAATATCAGTGAGTATCAATGTCAGACAACTATCAATGCTGTTACCTTGTTGGCAACATCCTCTAAAGTAGGAAGATTTTAACCTTGTCAAGTGCATGTATTGATATAGATTGCTGTCAAGAACAATGGCATTGAGGACCAAACACAAAAAGTTGAATAATTCCTTCTGTTGACATCACACAAGTATAAAGATACTAAGGTCAAGTTTAACTTTACAAGTTTGACTTCACACTTAATAAAACAAGGCGTTACCTGATAATTTCTCCTCCGTGATGACTCCCATAGAAACGGGGGTTGCCGTGACAACAGAACAGGTAAATGGCATGTTCTCCAGGATGCTGACCTCCCCGAACGATTCAAACTCCTTCAACCTGCCGACCACCACCTGTTTTCTCTTTTTCACCTGAGGCATCAACATACAACACGTCATGAGCTTCAGTTTATGTGGAATTAGGAATCAATCAACAGAATGATACTGTTGACTGTTAAGTCATTTCTTTATACTAGTAACCAAAATTGAATCAATAGTGCTCATTGAGATAGCAATATTTTTCTGGAAGCGCTTTTTAAATCTGGTACATTTCATGGATGGTGCTGCTGTCAACCATTCGAGTACTCacaagatcaatcaatcaatcaatcaatcaatctttattgcacaagaATTTTatgggtacaatgtatggcaagtttgAGAGTAATACATGTAAAGAACATCAAGACTAATATCTAGGCAGTTGCTTAtatataacaatgataatgaattctatgtaacaaatgacTAATCGGTATGTCACTTTAGGTGAATGTCACGAATTCAGCATTAAGTAAAGATATGCTATGAAGTTGTAGAGCTATAACTATTGAAAGACTCACCCTTTGGCCGTTTGGTAGTTTGTGGAGAGCCTCAACCTCCCGCAGGACATGGCACTCCCCTGACTTGATAAAGGCTATGAAGGGGGCCTTACTTCCCTCTGTCACCACCACTggaacacaaaacaacacactCTAACTCTTGTATACTACAGTCAACTGTTTGTAGTTGACAATAAcccaaacaaaatacaatagtCAATGTCCAACCCCTggaagacagggaacaacggacgctaaaccagatagtgagtaagtgagtgtaAGAATATAGTTAGCAGTGaagctatacatgtagcacAACATGATAGAACAGTAAAAAGTGCCAACTGTGCTAGCCTAGCACATTGTATATCTTACTGTCGTAGTAAGAGTATTGTATTACTTTATCTACTCATAATTCACAATTCTAACCAACCCAGTCCAAATTAAATCAAACAGTTTAGGTGACCATATAACAAGAAAATTGTACAATTCAAAATTGTACATAGcttctaaaaatacaagagttAAGGTCCAAAAGAATAACATATAAATATAGTTCATGTCATAAAAAGTAATCATTTTGCATCATATCCATAAGAAGAGCACATACCAAATAAGTTTGGGCCCAAAGGAATACAATCATATAGCTTGATATTGCGCACTGTTCAACATACCCCAGTTTGGGTCAAACTGCTCCCAACTGATAATCCTGGCCAGTTGTCCCACGGCAAGGCGTGGCCAGAGCTGATAGACAGGACATGCCTGGACTAGTTGGGTCTTCTCAGACTTGTCTCTGTGTTCAAGTTGCTGAAAAAAACAGTCAAGTTAGTCTTCAGTCCTATCATTGATGTACACTAGATTACAGCTAGTAAATGCTACAGAAGACTTGACATCAAATGCAAGAGTATGGAAagcaagacaaaaaaacaatggaCTTTCAAAATAGGAACAATAAACATAGTAGCAAGAATTGTAGTGACAAAACATGCAGCATATCACAACCAAAAAGTATTTCATTACTGTGATAAACATTGACTCTCATTCTCATATCTATATGTAGatacaacatggtgtcagaagtgggattcgAACTCACACCCCAAAGTAATGATTTCTTACCTCGA includes:
- the LOC118417090 gene encoding zinc finger and BTB domain-containing protein 20-like, which codes for MAANVDHTQEYPNHTHSILSLLNQQRRAGHPLCDVTLDVGGKIFSAHKAVLAANSPYFRSHFASDARTDVVYLNGLTERGVEVILEYMYLGRLNLSIENGLEVNTAASFLHIMEVVADCTHYLAAALQGKGKRAVEATSQARQASLEQTVTKISQIQQQNVSKADSMILASMLGSTRNAPPSFRGPISREETMQSMTFPMLSQPSSATGQACSSSSQQLSPVLHATPVMCQRNPHTTEDSRLGHLSPPYADNPKQRCSTTASTTDERRVSESQEGFSSLVCKTEEEEVISLSSNEDFPSDMDYHRDSMSELAQQEEGGFPSGRAYVRPGETGDEERPWLCMECGARFKTKRVLQHHFIFRHSEERPFMCTCCQARFKRKCELKRHMYTHTGEKPVPCRLCPASFICRSQLLQHLKSRHSYAVTDQDVSSPNKNEEDSCGTS
- the LOC118417095 gene encoding cyclic nucleotide-binding domain-containing protein 1-like, with translation MPFERSAREHHTVFKGLQLFSTMADQVSDEVLKEMATVAKLDVWRETGVPVFGNQGLHLILKGSVRPQTLPYIKLLSQVAEFDCPTPILEDITPELGVGDCFGTLERVEGRESNSRILTVLTQEPCEFLIIYSNDYKKVVEQLEHRDKSEKTQLVQACPVYQLWPRLAVGQLARIISWEQFDPNWVVVTEGSKAPFIAFIKSGECHVLREVEALHKLPNGQRVKKRKQVVVGRLKEFESFGEVSILENMPFTCSVVTATPVSMGVITEEKLSELDDTTRQLLLQSSAPNFAHLSQDDIHNEYMSQEMKREWNEYKHGIVIESINALGIRPGYGKWKKS